TAGTGCTGCAGTAGTCTCGCAATTGGTTAGtcaacacagcattccgggatggaaaaacgtgctctggtttattggcatttccttaaaccaatcacaactgtgTTGGGCAGAACTTGGTTTCGTGGAACATATGTaagttcaaaggttgttttactcgtgcaacataaaactcagattggtctgaatttaccctgcagagatctgaggagcagttaaccatagtcctcataaatttaGGACTTtaggagtttaaaatgccaacacaacaaaagcggaaggaaacggacatccgGACGAAATTAGAGACATctggcacctgaacaatcccagaagtggaacgtcgtggatatggACTAGTGCAGATGAAATGGTACCCCTtgtaacacaatttaaaaatgtcaacttgTGAGTAAATAAGTTAGAAGTCATGTTGAAAGTGTTTATGAGAAGGAAACCTAGGTTGCATTATTAGTCATATTAAGTCATTCAGGTTGGCAAAAGTTGGCACAGAGGAGATACAGTAGATGTTATTGGTTAGCGTGGTGTGTGCTTACCAGGACAAAGCAAAGTATTGTTCACATGCTCCATGTTGAGAAAAGGTGGACTAATTGTGCTGAATGAAACCTTCATTCAGTGTGGGAGTCCTAGAGAGCCattcaaaacaagacaaacaagaataatatacatacatgcatgcatgcatagtATACATAGTATTACACACTTTGTAAAACCTCAAGCACTTTTACAAAGACTAGCATCATGCATTAAAGTTTGCACGTATGGCCACAGCCACAGTACCTTTTCCTTCCTTCCCATAGGCCAGAGCTGGAGGTATGATGAgtttcctcttctctccagAGCACATGTCCTGCAGGCCTTTATCCCAGCCTTTGATCACTTCTCTGATGCCCAGTGTAAACCACACTGCCTGTTTGTCACCTTCGGTCCGACTGGTGGAAAACACAGACATAGTGGAGTGTTACAGGTCTGAAAAGGGAAGGACTGTGAGAAGGTCCCTTTGTTACTGGGCTAACTCTTCCTGAAATTTTAAAACTAGGCAATGCAAGTCAAATGTaatcattatttaaatgaatttaCCTTTAAAGTCCcaaattctttttaaattaaatgttgtcCAAGCTTAAAACGTCACCATAAATAACATGGATATATAACACTGGATGTATGAGTGGTTTTATGGGATTATTTCCTTGGCAGAAActtgttgtttatttctgtgagtattattattattatggccAATGAGTTCTGAGATTAATTGCaatctgaggaaaaaaaatgaataaagtgaGGAGAAAAATCAAGACTgcttacttacttttttcacaTGAATGATGTTGAATCTCAGAAATGAAATGGGTGGTTCAccaaaatttccaaaacatattttctaaCTTAAATCAGTGAGTTCACTGGTACATTACTGCAGCAATGTGAGAAGATAAACCACTGGAAGGCCGCAAAGTTAAGAATTTTAGGGGGTGTTTTTACTCTTTAAAgaattgaagaaaagaaaatggaagcAAACATCCCCCACTCCACTGGGTAATTCAGTCACCAACGTGACTAAACAGCTTTCATTGGTtccagtggaaaaaaacaacaacttattCACAGCTAGGTGTGTGGGGAACACTGGTTTTGTGCAGATGTTGCTTTAGTGTCTTTCAAgagacactttttttcttccactttcgTGAttaaatttcagtttttctgcttcatttaaacacaaaattacCTTCCTCTCAATTGAGTGGCATAAACGTCCGAGATGAATATCAAACCACATTTTTCGAGAGGTccacgtcaggctacggcgtagggtacccccgcagacccctCTGCGTCTACGCCCTCGATTCAACGCAGTATCATAAAACGGCCTTAAGAGAAAATATATTCTTAGAATTTGACtgaactgcactttaaaatgttttatcacGTGACCCCTGATGGTTGGAGGCGTCACCAAGGAGATCTAACACGCGCTTGGAATGGAGTACTATAGCTAGTcccctttctttaactgtcttaAGTAATAACccggttaaaaataaaaaataaaacaacatgtaAAAGTTTTAACAAAAGATGTGTTATTAGCATAAACCGTTTACTAAAGATTAGTGCTAACAGCAAATTGCTTCCACTAAACGGAGTGAGACGGTAACTTCCGTTGTTAAGTGTACACAGGAACCACCAGGAGTAACGCAGGAAAACTTCTAAGCAACTCAGTCCAACAGAAACCTGACATTAGGAGAATAAAAACACTATATCGTGTCAGCCATTAAGCATAACGTTACCTGTCATGAAACATGGTCCCATTCTCAAAGTATCCCTGATGATGTACCAGCAGTATGTCTCCGTACTTTGATTTTCGATGACAGAGAAAAGGTCTGTGCAGAACTTCTATGTTGACCTCAGCTTCAGGCAGCTTCCCCCCGCtggcagacagcagcagcagcagggaggAGCAGAGCCAGCTCAGCACGGTCAGCAGCATGCTGCCACATTCAAACCCGAAGAAACAGCACGACAAACGGTTATAACTCAAATATTTCAGCAAGTTTTGACCAGCAGCGTCGCGTGCAGTTGAGCCTCTACGTGGCAGTGACGTTTCATCGTACACGTTGTTGCAGGAAGGTAGCTTTTGATTGGTTTtctgaacaaaaagaaaacgcCCACAACTGCTCCCTGACAGATCCCCTTTGGAGAACTCTGAAGTGTTGGCCTAATCTTTATTAGAGTACAGTGTTTAATGAACATTACAGTCATGCAGGTAGATTATCCACTAATCAAATTTCACTGAATTCACTTCATAGTCATTTTGTAACTGAGCAGTTTCTTCATGCTGTTGCAGTGTGACATTCGTTAAAGAAGGCCACACTTTGActagtagcctacatttacagcaCTGGGTAAAGCCGTCCGCTTTGTTCTGGTATATATTTACATGCAATATCACAGCATTGCTTTTCACAAATACAATTTTTCTAAAACATTGCACAGGAATAAATAAATTTACACAATCCTGATTTGCatactacagtatatatagtatcaataatataatatatttttttttcttacaaaagAAGTTCAGAATACAGCTTATTTTTGCATCAACAGTCAGCAAGTCAACTATTTCATAATGATACAATCAATATCTCATTAAAATGTTCCACAGCATCACCTGTGTCCATAACAGTGCGGCAGCCGATGTATAGTGACAGTAACAGGGAGCTGCTCCCTGAGGCCAGTGATGGAATTAAACCTCCAGGGGAGAGACAGTCGATTCAAAGCTGACTCCCATGACTTCTCATGGCTCAGCGCAGGCACAAGAGCTTTCCTTTAgtactctctctctcagtccaccagtgattttttttaaggggCAAGACTTCCGTACAAATCTGAAATGTAACCCCCATGATCACAAAGCGGAACTGCAAAGTTGCAATCTTTCCAGTTCAGGTGAAATACTTGCAACCAGTGGAATCAATGAGGCAAGATTCGGTGCATCTGAGCTGCCCAAAGGACCTGCAGAAGACACAGAAAATTATATGTAAGAAGTGCAACTGATTGCGCTAAGTGTATAATTATATTTACACTCAGCACCTTCCCAGGTTAAGCATCATACCTCCAAATTTCCACTATTTTGCTCTTAACAAAGCAATAGTTCCAAATGGTAGAAACTACGCTTATTTGATTTCTTGCAGGGAGCTTGATGAGAAGATAAACACCCCCCTCAAAGCTAAAAGTGGTATCCATCTTTGCAAATCTCAAGCAAGAAAGCGAGTACGTACATGTGCATTTCCCCAAAAGgttgaactattccttaaaGCATAAGTATAAAGCATGCAGAGTTGTGTGATTTAGGCATCTAAaacattgtacagtatgtggtgCCAGGATGATGCACCATCATCTCTGAATGGTTTCACAGAAAAAAGTACATTATTCAAATGACCTTTAAAACCCTTAGATGGGTGCAGTATTAAAGTGCTGCTGACTAAAAAGGAACTGCATTGTGCTACCTTGGCATTGAACTGGGTTTCTCAAATGGGGCTACAGGTACCCCTgggggtactttggagtactCTAGGGGGTACGTGATCTTTTTGCAAAATGCTCATTTCAAAATGTGTCatgcataattcctaaaataacaatgaatgaTTTAAGTGATGGATCctgaacatttaaatgtttttcagtaACATGGTTGTTGTTTAGTAAATCCATCACTGCCAACACTGTATTGTTCCTCTTTACATAGATGTAAAAGTGTTTTACGCTGGTCAGGGGGTACTTGGCTTAAAAACCCAATTCAAAGGGTATATTattgaaaaaagtttgagaacccCTGGCATAGAAGCTCTTTAATAGCAAGGTGTTCCCAAATAAATGGACACtgagtgtacagtatgtgcagtaTATGCTGCCAGTGAACATACCCAGGAAGATAGGATTTGCAGGTCTGATAACCAAAGTCCTTTCCATCACACTCCTCAATGCCGTCATGTTGGTAGCCGTCTCCACAGTAGGCCCACTTACAGTCTGAAGTGATGAAAGGAAAGGAGATGGGTTGAATGTAGTGGTAGAGTTAGGAGAGAGCAAGGGAGGGAAGTAAGAGAGAAGACGTTACTCATTGCTTTGGCACTGCTGTGTGTCTCAGTGATGCCAATACAGCATTTTGCTGCTAATATAATTGAACAGAGCAGAAGAGAGAAGTGAGCGGATGGCAGCGTGAGATTAATGAAAGATCAAGGAAAGGTTTCACAGTGCGTACTGCTTTTATCCTCTGTCAGGGTGCAGACTCTGTGGTGCATTGGAGCTCTGAAGGGCATCTCATGAGCAGCGGGGTATGGGACAGCATGCTGGTGTTTGTGCTGCAAAAAGCCTATAACCTTTATATAAGGTTTTGTAAAGATcattttttaggcatttttaggcctttatttctgtCAGGATAGCTTAGACTTGAaacgggagagagagggggaatgacactcAGCAAATGGCCGCAGATCGGAGCCGAACCCACGGCCGTCGTGCATGGGCGCGCGCTCCACCAGGCAAGCCACCAAGGCGCCCACATAAATAGCTTTTTATCTTAATTCTTGTTACACTGTATTTCATTACATAAAGGAGTATTAGAATCACTGTCTGTAGAGCATTCTTTACCTTTTCTTTACCTCTACATTACTgggaatgtgtgcatgtgttcaaCTGAGCAAGAGATGCATATAACTCACTGAGACAAGCATCAGTGACAATCTGGTTTCCATCATCACACTCCTCTCCATGCTGGGCTTGCACCATTCCGTCTCCACACACACCGACTCTGTCCGGGACTTTCTCTGTGGACTGGAAGGGCTGGAAGGGCtagacaagaaaacaaacatttcaggCAGTAAGGAATCTCAGATTTAGTGTCAATTTAAAATAATGCTGAGCTTTATTAGATGGAAtagttaatgttttatgtaaccTGGTACATACAGTAGATGTCAACCACTTTTCAACTAAAGCTCATGGtcttcctcagcagatggaatCTGTTCAGTTCATGCAATACATGGataaacatagatgtttttaCGACAGCCAGAGCCGTCTCTATGACTATAACTGCTGAGGAAACTCCATCCACTCAGAAAGACTGTGGGAAAGCTCCTAAAAAAGccagtaagtggaccttgagttgagatttttaattatttgtcaAACTCAAATGTGGCCCAGTTTTAGCTTAGAGCAGAGatattcaacagggggtccgtgacccctagggggtTCTCAGAGTTAGTGCTGGGTGGCCTCCAaattatgtctaaaaaaaagggttttggaAGTTTGGGGGGGGGTCTCTTTTTCAGccaaggggtccttggcctgaaaaatgttgaagatctctggccTAGAGGCATAGATGTGATCATTTATGTGCTCATTGGTTTCTGTGTGAAAAATGATGTCACTGGTTGTTTAAAAATCTGTAGTTTTACAGCTCAGCGTTGCAATTACAGTACACAAAACTCTAGTAGTCGTCACCTGTATGGGCTTCCATCCCTCTTTATCTTTGAAGTAGAGCAACCTCTGATCCTTCCTGAATGCTATTGCATTGTCTAGACGTAGACTGTCCATCTCCTCCTCACTGTTTACCACAAATATCTGCACAGACATATACAGAAGAAAGTGAAAGCTGATAACATATAAATAATTCAGTGAGAACATGGACTCAGTTTGCATAGTAATATTTTAAGGAAGCCGTTTGAGTGGGTTCTTACTGCAGGGACTTTATTGAGGCCGCCTCGTTGAGTGTAGCTTCCAAAAGGAGCATTGTTTGCACCAAGAGTGGAATCACAGTCACAGCGacctgctggacctggagcACCCTTCTCTCCCTTTTCCCCGACTAGATAGAGACCTGCAAAACCACAAAAATATATGACAAATAGGTGgggttaacacacacacaaagagaaaaaagagaaaaaatagacTGTAATTTGAGGCTGATTTCTGAGTGAATGTGGGAGTTACTGTACCTGAGGCGGGGGGACCAGGTGGCCCTGGATGGCCATTTGGACCTGGGGGTCCTTGGGGGCCCATGACCCCTGGGGCTCCAGTGTGGCCCTTCATGCCCTGTGCAAGCCAGGCAAAATTCCAttagaaatcacacacacacacacacacacacacacacacacacacacacacacacacacacacacacacacacacacacacacacacacacacacacacacacacacacacacacacacacacacacacacacacacacacacggcttgcATGCCACTGCCACTTGATGCATAACTTTGATAATCTAgtccatggaaaaaaaagacacagccTCTATGGAAGTCTAAACTCAGAGCTGGAAGTATAACTTGAGTGACTGAATTAGCCAGTGAGAGGATGTTCGAGAGGAAGAGCAGAGTGTCAGCGCACCACACCAGGATTAAGCGGTGCCGCCAGAATGCGCATTATTCTTCCTCGTCTTTCCTCACCTGTTTGCCTCTCTTCCCAGGCCGTCCAGTAGGCCCTCTCTTCCCTACGACTCCTGGCTCTCCCTTTGGTCCCTGCTCACCCTGGGAAAGGAGTTAAGCAATCATTTGTTTAAATCAGATTATTTACTGTCCTCATTATTGAATCATTCTTACCTTCTGTCCAAGCATCCCAGGCAAACCAATGGAACCCTGCAGAGAGACAAAAGGAGAGCTTGAGAGCAGAGCAGGCACTCGTAAGATGTGTAATGTTAAATGAATCTGTCCCTGAGCTTGAAATGTTGGGACGTGAAAGAACCACTTTGGAATTTAACAAGTAATTAATCAAATTACTGTAGAGCTTTTCACTGCCTATGATAAGGTCCAATATAACAAATTATGAGGTGAAGTGTTTATTAGTCAAAGCCAAGCATAAATCAGCTTTAAAGAGTTACACAACTCAGCCTTTTCAAAAGCAATTTAAGGATctgcaataaaagaaaaagacatttctCCACCAACCTTATCGCCTTTTGGTCCTGGTGCTCCAGGGTCACCATAgcttccctttttaaaaaagagagaataataAAATGGAAGATTTAATAGTTTTGTAGTTAAAAAATGTGTGCACTGTGAGAAATTATTCTGAATTTACCTTATCTCCTTTATAACCGGGCAAACCCTAAAAAGATACATAAGGAATATAACAGCAGATAAGGATAGTCAATATAACACTCTTTccaaacatatacagtacataatcgTGTGTATGATGCAGTAACGAGGTGACTAACCTTTGGCCCTGGTGGTCCCCTCAGTCCTGGTAATCCCATGAGTCCTGGGTCCCCTTTCTCGCCCTTAAGAAAAACCATACATAAGGAGggttcagtttgtttttgtgattta
Above is a window of Etheostoma spectabile isolate EspeVRDwgs_2016 chromosome 14, UIUC_Espe_1.0, whole genome shotgun sequence DNA encoding:
- the wu:fc38h03 gene encoding acetylcholinesterase collagenic tail peptide isoform X2; this encodes MDLAKLAVSFHILLYSAWARHSYMDSILSVRSALRFLEEPLTFDPCCLMSPPPPPLFPPPPHQWKRDITDGIGMLEPSVSGGEVQEKQKPVIPGCLPGPPGPRGPEGHNGLPGLRGPKGEKGEIGRPGAKGRTGAPGLPGKPGLPGWRGPDGPQGEKGDPGLMGLPGLRGPPGPKGLPGYKGDKGSYGDPGAPGPKGDKGSIGLPGMLGQKGEQGPKGEPGVVGKRGPTGRPGKRGKQGMKGHTGAPGVMGPQGPPGPNGHPGPPGPPASGLYLVGEKGEKGAPGPAGRCDCDSTLGANNAPFGSYTQRGGLNKVPAIFVVNSEEEMDSLRLDNAIAFRKDQRLLYFKDKEGWKPIQPFQPFQSTEKVPDRVGVCGDGMVQAQHGEECDDGNQIVTDACLNCKWAYCGDGYQHDGIEECDGKDFGYQTCKSYLPGSFGQLRCTESCLIDSTGCKYFT
- the LOC116701525 gene encoding peptidyl-prolyl cis-trans isomerase FKBP14 produces the protein MLLTVLSWLCSSLLLLLSASGGKLPEAEVNIEVLHRPFLCHRKSKYGDILLVHHQGYFENGTMFHDSRTEGDKQAVWFTLGIREVIKGWDKGLQDMCSGEKRKLIIPPALAYGKEGKGKIPPESTLTFVIEVLEIRNGPRSHESFQEMDLNDDWRLSKHEVKVYLRKEFERHGYAPNDTLHENMVEDIFAKEDENKDGFISSREFTYKHDEL
- the wu:fc38h03 gene encoding acetylcholinesterase collagenic tail peptide isoform X1 → MDLAKLAVSFHILLYSAWARHSYMDSILSVRSALRFLEEPLTFDPCCLMSPPPPPLFPPPPHQWKRDITKDGIGMLEPSVSGGEVQEKQKPVIPGCLPGPPGPRGPEGHNGLPGLRGPKGEKGEIGRPGAKGRTGAPGLPGKPGLPGWRGPDGPQGEKGDPGLMGLPGLRGPPGPKGLPGYKGDKGSYGDPGAPGPKGDKGSIGLPGMLGQKGEQGPKGEPGVVGKRGPTGRPGKRGKQGMKGHTGAPGVMGPQGPPGPNGHPGPPGPPASGLYLVGEKGEKGAPGPAGRCDCDSTLGANNAPFGSYTQRGGLNKVPAIFVVNSEEEMDSLRLDNAIAFRKDQRLLYFKDKEGWKPIQPFQPFQSTEKVPDRVGVCGDGMVQAQHGEECDDGNQIVTDACLNCKWAYCGDGYQHDGIEECDGKDFGYQTCKSYLPGSFGQLRCTESCLIDSTGCKYFT